Proteins encoded by one window of Enterococcus saccharolyticus subsp. saccharolyticus:
- a CDS encoding F0F1 ATP synthase subunit delta — protein sequence MKLDKITVAKRYGKALFELAVESQQAEDVYNELLKVRQIFEDIPQLGDLLSDVRLDLNEKRNVMDNLVKGFDGIVRNALEVIYQYNRMYDILLIIDEYERRFNDRNNLVLGSVTTAVPLTKEQKAKLTQKVANQLGYQKAELTEKVDPNILGGVIVEANHHVIDGSIRSRLEYLRKELRK from the coding sequence ATGAAGCTAGATAAAATCACCGTTGCTAAACGTTACGGCAAAGCGTTATTTGAATTGGCGGTCGAATCTCAACAAGCCGAAGACGTATACAATGAGTTATTGAAAGTACGACAAATATTTGAAGACATCCCACAATTGGGAGACTTATTAAGTGATGTTCGATTGGATCTAAACGAGAAACGTAACGTAATGGACAATCTTGTGAAAGGGTTCGATGGAATCGTTCGCAATGCTTTAGAAGTTATCTATCAATATAATCGTATGTACGACATACTATTAATTATCGATGAATACGAGAGACGATTCAATGATCGGAACAACCTTGTTTTAGGAAGTGTGACGACTGCGGTTCCACTGACCAAAGAACAAAAAGCGAAACTAACTCAAAAAGTAGCAAACCAATTAGGTTACCAAAAAGCAGAGTTAACGGAAAAAGTTGACCCCAATATACTTGGCGGTGTAATCGTTGAAGCGAATCACCATGTCATTGATGGGAGTATTAGAAGCCGTTTAGAATATTTGCGAAAAGAATTGCGCAAATAA
- the smpB gene encoding SsrA-binding protein SmpB: MPKGEGKLIAQNKKARHDYTIVDTIEAGLVLQGTEIKSIRNSRINLKDGFVRIRNGEAFLYNVHISPYEQGNIFNHDPLRTRKLLLHKKQIAKLMGETKNTGMTIVPLKVYIKDGYAKVLIGLAKGKKDYDKRETLKRKDQERQLQRVIKNF, encoded by the coding sequence ATGCCAAAAGGTGAAGGAAAACTGATTGCACAAAATAAAAAAGCCAGACATGATTATACCATTGTCGATACGATTGAAGCGGGTCTTGTCTTACAAGGAACAGAAATCAAATCTATTCGTAATAGTCGTATCAATCTAAAGGATGGATTTGTGCGAATTCGCAATGGAGAAGCCTTTCTTTATAACGTGCATATTAGCCCTTATGAGCAAGGAAATATTTTCAACCATGATCCGTTGCGTACACGCAAATTGTTATTGCATAAAAAGCAAATCGCAAAATTAATGGGCGAAACAAAAAACACAGGCATGACCATCGTACCTTTGAAAGTGTACATTAAAGATGGTTATGCAAAGGTTTTAATTGGCTTAGCTAAAGGGAAAAAAGATTATGATAAACGTGAAACTTTAAAACGAAAAGATCAAGAACGACAATTGCAACGTGTAATTAAAAACTTCTAA
- the atpF gene encoding F0F1 ATP synthase subunit B has product MLNHLVLSSAEVHNTMISNFVVVTGSFVLLLVLLKIFAWDSIAAIMKKREDKIANDLDSAEKSRIEAAKLEKERQMQLANSQTEAAEIIKNARDSGESSRQTILKDAEVEVTQMRDKAHNDIANERQAALSSVKDEIAGISLQIAEKILNQELSLESHKALIDQCIDGLGTTDEAR; this is encoded by the coding sequence ATGCTAAATCACTTGGTTCTGTCATCGGCAGAAGTGCATAATACAATGATCAGTAATTTTGTTGTTGTTACAGGCTCATTTGTTCTCTTGCTTGTGCTTTTGAAGATTTTTGCATGGGACTCCATCGCAGCAATCATGAAAAAACGGGAAGATAAGATTGCGAATGATTTAGATTCAGCAGAAAAATCTCGCATTGAAGCAGCAAAATTGGAAAAAGAACGCCAAATGCAGTTGGCGAATTCGCAAACAGAAGCTGCCGAGATTATTAAAAATGCACGAGATAGTGGGGAATCAAGCCGCCAAACAATTTTGAAAGATGCCGAAGTAGAAGTCACTCAAATGAGAGACAAAGCGCATAATGACATCGCAAACGAACGTCAAGCTGCGTTATCATCTGTAAAAGATGAAATTGCCGGTATTTCTCTTCAAATTGCCGAGAAAATCTTAAATCAAGAACTATCTCTTGAATCTCATAAAGCATTGATTGATCAATGTATTGATGGATTAGGAACAACCGATGAAGCTAGATAA
- a CDS encoding DNA-directed RNA polymerase subunit beta, whose protein sequence is MEISEDILKTLIKILSIVFGAILLFFIGLMIGYGGIGDGSPFLVFNRELWQHILDFFNI, encoded by the coding sequence ATGGAAATAAGTGAAGACATTCTAAAAACCCTAATTAAAATTCTATCGATTGTGTTTGGCGCAATTTTGTTGTTTTTCATTGGTTTAATGATTGGTTATGGTGGCATTGGAGACGGTTCTCCTTTCCTTGTTTTCAATCGTGAACTGTGGCAACATATTCTAGATTTTTTCAATATTTAA
- a CDS encoding F0F1 ATP synthase subunit gamma, translating into MGASLNEIKQRITSTKKTSQITRAMQMVSASKLTKSEAHSNQFQIYAKKVRELVTHITKSQLIEMEKSEKKQELDFNSMLVSRPVKKTGYIVITSDGGLVGGYNSSILKQMMTMLKKDHKSSDEYVMISIGATGAAFFKARDIPLAYELRNLSDQPSFEEVRKIVNMTVSMYQNEVFDELYVCYNHHVNSLTSQFRMEKMLPITTIDPDEAITYEQEYIFEPSKEAILNQLLPQYAESLIYGAIVDAKTAEHAAGMTAMKTATDNAGNIIDDLTISYNRARQGAITQEITEIVGGAAALE; encoded by the coding sequence ATGGGTGCTTCTCTAAATGAAATAAAACAACGGATTACTTCCACAAAGAAGACCAGTCAAATCACCAGAGCGATGCAAATGGTATCAGCTTCGAAACTGACCAAATCAGAAGCGCACTCCAATCAGTTTCAAATTTATGCCAAAAAAGTGCGTGAATTAGTAACGCATATTACGAAAAGTCAGTTAATTGAGATGGAAAAATCAGAAAAGAAACAAGAACTAGACTTTAATAGTATGTTAGTGAGTCGACCAGTTAAAAAAACAGGCTACATTGTTATTACTTCAGATGGTGGATTAGTGGGTGGATATAATAGTTCTATTTTGAAACAAATGATGACAATGTTAAAAAAAGACCATAAATCTTCTGATGAATACGTAATGATTTCAATTGGAGCGACAGGTGCAGCGTTTTTTAAAGCACGCGATATTCCTCTTGCTTATGAATTACGTAATTTATCAGATCAACCAAGTTTTGAAGAAGTAAGAAAAATTGTAAATATGACGGTTTCAATGTACCAAAATGAAGTGTTTGATGAACTATATGTTTGTTATAACCATCATGTCAATTCATTAACTAGTCAATTTCGTATGGAAAAAATGTTGCCTATTACAACAATTGATCCCGACGAAGCGATTACGTATGAACAAGAGTACATTTTTGAGCCTTCTAAAGAAGCAATTTTAAATCAATTACTTCCACAATACGCAGAAAGTTTGATTTATGGTGCCATTGTTGATGCAAAAACTGCTGAACATGCGGCTGGTATGACAGCAATGAAAACAGCAACAGACAATGCAGGAAATATTATTGATGATTTAACGATTTCTTATAATCGTGCACGTCAAGGGGCAATTACCCAAGAGATTACTGAAATTGTGGGTGGAGCAGCTGCTCTCGAATAA
- the atpD gene encoding F0F1 ATP synthase subunit beta — protein sequence MSSGKIVQVIGPVVDVEFSLDQSLPDINNALVVYKKNDEKTKVVLETALELGDGVVRTIAMSSTDGLQRGMEVIDTGASISVPVGKETLGRVFNVLGETIDLDGPFPEEVARDGIHKKAPDFDELSTSTEILETGIKVIDLLAPYLKGGKVGLFGGAGVGKTVLIQELINNIAQEHGGISVFAGVGERTREGNDLYYEMKESGVIEKTAMVFGQMNEPPGARMRVALTGLTIAEYFRDVEGQDVLLFIDNIFRFTQAGSEVSALLGRMPSAVGYQPTLATEMGQLQERITSTKKGSITSIQAIYVPADDYTDPAPATAFAHLDATTNLERKLTEQGIYPAVDPLASSSSALAPEIVGEEHYQIASEVQRTLQRYRELQDIIAILGMDELSDEEKVLVSRARRIQFFLSQNFHVAEQFTGQPGSYVPVKETIKGFREILDGKYDELPEEAFRSVGRIEEVIEKAQNLGY from the coding sequence ATGAGTTCAGGCAAGATTGTTCAAGTCATCGGTCCCGTAGTTGACGTGGAATTTTCTTTGGACCAATCCTTACCAGACATCAACAATGCGTTGGTGGTCTATAAAAAGAATGATGAAAAAACAAAAGTGGTACTTGAAACAGCTTTAGAACTTGGTGATGGTGTCGTACGTACGATTGCTATGTCGTCAACAGACGGTTTGCAACGTGGGATGGAAGTCATCGATACAGGAGCATCAATTTCTGTTCCTGTTGGGAAAGAGACATTAGGACGTGTATTTAACGTTTTAGGGGAGACTATCGACTTAGATGGTCCATTCCCAGAAGAAGTAGCACGAGATGGTATTCATAAAAAGGCACCTGATTTTGATGAATTAAGTACAAGTACGGAGATTCTTGAAACAGGGATTAAAGTAATCGATTTATTAGCGCCTTACTTAAAAGGTGGGAAAGTTGGTTTATTCGGTGGTGCCGGTGTAGGTAAAACGGTATTAATTCAAGAATTGATTAACAATATTGCGCAAGAACATGGTGGTATTTCAGTATTTGCGGGTGTTGGTGAGCGTACTCGTGAAGGAAATGACCTTTATTATGAAATGAAAGAGTCGGGCGTTATTGAGAAAACAGCGATGGTTTTTGGACAAATGAACGAACCACCAGGTGCACGTATGCGAGTTGCTTTAACTGGTTTAACCATTGCAGAATACTTCCGTGATGTTGAAGGACAAGATGTATTACTATTTATTGATAACATTTTCCGTTTTACTCAAGCTGGTTCAGAAGTTTCAGCTTTATTAGGACGTATGCCTTCAGCGGTAGGGTATCAACCGACATTAGCAACAGAAATGGGACAATTACAAGAACGTATTACGTCAACGAAAAAAGGCTCAATTACATCAATTCAAGCAATTTATGTACCAGCCGATGACTATACGGATCCGGCACCAGCAACAGCCTTTGCCCATTTAGATGCAACAACGAACTTGGAGCGTAAATTAACAGAACAAGGGATTTATCCTGCGGTTGATCCATTAGCTTCTTCTTCTAGTGCTTTGGCACCAGAAATTGTTGGCGAAGAACATTATCAAATTGCTAGTGAAGTTCAACGTACTTTACAACGTTACCGTGAGTTACAAGATATTATCGCTATCTTAGGGATGGATGAACTATCGGATGAAGAGAAAGTATTGGTATCACGCGCTCGTCGTATCCAATTCTTCTTATCACAAAACTTCCACGTAGCGGAACAATTCACTGGTCAACCAGGATCATATGTACCTGTAAAAGAAACTATCAAAGGATTTAGAGAGATTCTTGATGGGAAATACGATGAACTTCCGGAAGAAGCTTTCCGTAGTGTCGGACGTATCGAAGAAGTAATTGAAAAAGCGCAAAACTTAGGATACTAG
- the atpA gene encoding F0F1 ATP synthase subunit alpha, giving the protein MAIKAEEISALIKDQIKNYQSKISVEEVGTVTYIGDGIARAHGLENAMSGELLEFSNGAFGMAQNLESNDVGIIILGDFETIREGDTVKRTGRIMEVPVGDSLIGRVVNPLGQPIDGYGPIKTDTFRPVEAEAPGVMDRKSVSEPMQTGLKAIDALVPIGRGQRELVIGDRKTGKTSIAIDTIINQKGQDMICIYVAIGQKDSTVRTQVETLRRYGAMDYTIVVSAGASQPAPLLYIAPYAGTAIGEEFMYNGKHVLIVFDDLSKQAVAYRELSLLLRRPPGREAYPGDVFYLHSRLLERAAKLSDELGGGSMTALPFVETQAGDISAYIPTNVISITDGQIFLESDLFYSGVRPAVAAGLSVSRVGGSAQIKAMKKVAGTLRLDLASYRELEAFTQFGSDLDAATQAKLNRGRRTVEILKQKSHSPLPVEKQVVILYALTRGFIDSVPVNSILDFEAELFDYLEANHANLFETIRTTHDLPAEADLNQAIKEFQELFMAGKSSQNKEFIKEHLATMEQA; this is encoded by the coding sequence ATGGCCATTAAAGCAGAAGAAATCAGTGCTTTGATTAAAGATCAGATAAAAAATTATCAAAGTAAGATTTCCGTCGAAGAAGTAGGAACGGTTACTTACATTGGTGATGGTATCGCCCGTGCGCATGGACTAGAAAATGCGATGAGCGGCGAGTTGCTTGAATTTTCAAATGGTGCTTTCGGTATGGCACAAAATTTAGAGTCTAATGATGTAGGGATCATTATTTTAGGAGATTTTGAAACCATTCGCGAAGGAGATACAGTAAAACGAACAGGACGTATTATGGAAGTTCCTGTAGGAGATTCTTTAATCGGTCGCGTAGTGAATCCATTGGGACAACCAATCGATGGCTATGGTCCAATTAAAACAGATACATTCCGCCCTGTAGAAGCTGAAGCACCAGGTGTTATGGATCGTAAATCCGTTTCTGAACCAATGCAAACAGGTTTAAAAGCGATTGATGCATTAGTTCCAATCGGTCGTGGACAACGTGAGTTAGTTATTGGTGATAGAAAAACTGGGAAAACATCTATTGCGATTGATACAATTATCAACCAAAAAGGTCAAGATATGATTTGTATTTATGTCGCAATTGGACAAAAAGATTCTACCGTTCGTACGCAAGTAGAAACACTGCGTAGATACGGTGCGATGGATTATACCATCGTTGTCTCTGCAGGTGCTTCTCAACCTGCACCATTGTTATATATTGCTCCTTATGCTGGAACAGCGATTGGAGAAGAATTTATGTACAACGGGAAACACGTGCTAATCGTTTTTGATGATTTATCAAAACAAGCCGTTGCTTACCGTGAACTTTCCTTACTATTACGTCGTCCTCCAGGTCGTGAAGCATATCCAGGGGATGTCTTCTACTTGCATTCTCGTTTATTAGAACGTGCAGCAAAATTAAGTGACGAATTAGGTGGCGGTTCAATGACTGCGTTACCATTTGTTGAAACACAAGCAGGAGATATTTCTGCCTATATTCCAACAAACGTAATTTCTATTACGGATGGACAAATTTTCTTAGAAAGTGATTTGTTCTATTCAGGTGTTCGTCCAGCTGTCGCAGCCGGATTATCTGTATCACGTGTAGGTGGTTCAGCGCAAATTAAAGCAATGAAAAAAGTTGCTGGTACATTGCGCTTAGACTTAGCGAGTTATCGTGAATTAGAAGCCTTCACCCAATTTGGTTCAGACTTAGATGCAGCGACACAAGCCAAATTAAATCGTGGTCGCCGTACAGTTGAAATCTTAAAACAAAAATCTCATTCACCACTTCCTGTGGAGAAACAAGTAGTTATTTTGTATGCATTAACACGTGGATTCATTGATAGTGTTCCTGTAAATAGCATTTTGGACTTTGAAGCAGAATTGTTTGATTACTTAGAAGCCAACCATGCAAATTTATTTGAAACAATTCGTACAACACATGATTTACCAGCAGAAGCTGATTTAAATCAAGCAATTAAAGAATTCCAAGAGTTATTTATGGCAGGCAAAAGCAGTCAAAACAAAGAGTTTATTAAAGAACATTTAGCGACGATGGAGCAAGCGTAA
- the atpB gene encoding F0F1 ATP synthase subunit A, protein MEERSLLFQIGPVWFDGTVILMTLLTCIIVFSIVFVCTRNLQMKPKGKQNFIEYVIDFVRGIASDQLSKNEVNNYHFLAFTLFFFILIANEIGLVTKIVTNHEVSLWKSPTADPIVTLSLAFMVIVLTNFLGVKKLGLKGYIKNSFLTPVSIILPIKLLEEFTNVISLGLRLYGNIFAGEVLLSLIVSMVNNLGWIALPLAIPLEMTWIGFSLFIGGIQAYVFVTLTMVFLSHKIEMEH, encoded by the coding sequence TTGGAAGAACGTTCACTACTGTTTCAGATAGGGCCGGTATGGTTTGATGGGACAGTTATTTTGATGACACTACTTACGTGCATCATCGTATTTTCGATTGTCTTTGTTTGTACTCGCAATTTACAGATGAAGCCAAAAGGAAAACAAAATTTTATTGAATACGTCATTGACTTTGTGAGAGGAATTGCTTCTGATCAATTATCTAAAAACGAAGTTAACAACTATCATTTTTTGGCCTTTACCTTGTTTTTCTTTATTTTGATTGCTAATGAAATTGGTCTAGTTACTAAAATTGTGACCAACCATGAAGTCAGCTTATGGAAAAGCCCCACAGCTGATCCAATCGTGACGTTAAGTTTGGCTTTTATGGTTATCGTATTAACTAACTTCTTAGGAGTCAAAAAGCTAGGATTAAAAGGGTATATTAAAAATTCCTTTTTAACGCCCGTGAGTATCATTTTGCCAATTAAATTGTTAGAAGAATTCACTAATGTAATTAGTTTAGGATTACGTTTGTACGGAAATATTTTTGCAGGTGAAGTTCTTTTAAGTTTGATTGTTTCTATGGTAAATAATCTGGGTTGGATCGCGTTACCACTAGCTATCCCATTAGAAATGACTTGGATTGGATTCTCCTTATTCATTGGAGGGATTCAAGCATATGTTTTTGTTACATTAACAATGGTATTTTTAAGTCACAAAATAGAAATGGAACACTAA
- the atpE gene encoding ATP synthase F0 subunit C, translating to MEFIAAGMAIIGSALGAAYGNSQVVKQALESMARQPEMAKELRSTMILGMAFIEAVPILGIVIALLLVL from the coding sequence ATGGAATTTATCGCAGCAGGAATGGCAATTATCGGATCAGCTCTAGGAGCAGCTTATGGTAACTCACAAGTTGTTAAACAAGCATTGGAATCAATGGCTCGTCAACCAGAAATGGCAAAAGAATTACGTTCAACAATGATTTTAGGTATGGCGTTTATCGAAGCTGTGCCAATCTTGGGTATTGTTATTGCTTTACTTCTTGTTTTATAA
- a CDS encoding DUF1146 family protein: protein MQVYGIDAMIRIVSHLAFIYLTFWALGSLRIETFFKALHTTQIRLILVLISVAIGFTASNFFLEIIILCKNLFLVGF, encoded by the coding sequence ATGCAAGTATATGGTATTGATGCAATGATTCGAATTGTTAGCCATTTAGCATTTATCTATTTAACTTTTTGGGCGTTAGGTTCTCTTAGAATCGAAACGTTTTTCAAAGCCCTTCATACAACGCAAATTCGCTTAATTCTTGTATTAATTTCAGTGGCTATAGGTTTTACTGCCAGTAATTTTTTTCTCGAAATTATCATTTTATGCAAGAATTTATTTTTAGTAGGTTTTTAA
- a CDS encoding F0F1 ATP synthase subunit epsilon, whose translation MDQHLTVNIVTPSGVVYDHHAKIVVVKTVDGEMGILPHHAPIIAPLIIDEVRVNRIDSETHVDWIAVNGGIMEVRDNVVTIIADSAEREREIDIARAQRAKERAERMIAEAKAHDNVDELSRATVALHRALNRINVSNHL comes from the coding sequence ATGGATCAACATTTAACGGTCAATATTGTGACACCTAGTGGCGTGGTGTATGATCATCATGCGAAAATCGTTGTAGTAAAGACAGTAGATGGTGAAATGGGGATTTTACCTCATCATGCGCCGATTATTGCGCCCTTGATTATTGATGAGGTACGTGTGAATCGAATTGATTCAGAGACACATGTCGATTGGATTGCCGTAAATGGTGGAATTATGGAAGTCCGTGATAATGTTGTAACCATCATTGCGGATAGTGCCGAACGTGAACGTGAAATTGATATTGCTCGTGCCCAACGAGCAAAAGAACGTGCGGAACGCATGATTGCAGAAGCAAAAGCACACGATAATGTTGATGAATTGAGTCGTGCGACGGTTGCGTTACATCGTGCATTGAATCGGATTAATGTATCAAATCATCTATAA
- the murA gene encoding UDP-N-acetylglucosamine 1-carboxyvinyltransferase yields MEEIIVQGGNQLKGTVKIEGAKNAVLPILAASLLAEEGTTTLSNVPILSDVFTMNKVIHHLNVDIDFDTDKNEVTIDASRQLEIEAPYEYVSKMRASIVVMGPLLARNGHAKVAMPGGCAIGKRPIDLHLKGFQALGAKIIQRDGYIEAIADELIGNNIYLDFPSVGATQNIMMAAVKAKGTTTIDNVAREPEIVDLANILNKMGAKIHGAGTETMRIEGVDHLHAVEHAIVQDRIEAGTFMVAAAMTEGNVLIQDAISEHNRPLLSKLVEMGAKVIEEENGVRIIGPKDLKATDVKTMPHPGFPTDMQAQMTAIQVVANGTSVVTETVFENRFQHLDEMIRMNAHVKIDGNVAIIEGGHQLQGALVYATDLRAAAALILAGLKATGRTRVRNLKYLDRGYYKFHEKLQKLGANVERVSSEETVEEAVVTQP; encoded by the coding sequence ATGGAAGAGATTATCGTTCAAGGTGGTAATCAGTTAAAAGGAACTGTAAAAATTGAAGGAGCTAAAAATGCGGTTTTACCAATTTTAGCTGCCAGTTTATTAGCGGAAGAGGGTACAACAACATTAAGTAATGTCCCAATTCTTTCTGATGTATTTACGATGAACAAAGTGATTCACCACTTAAATGTAGATATTGATTTTGACACAGATAAAAATGAAGTAACAATTGATGCATCACGTCAATTAGAAATTGAAGCACCGTATGAATATGTTAGCAAAATGCGTGCATCAATCGTTGTGATGGGGCCTTTATTGGCACGTAACGGTCACGCGAAAGTTGCCATGCCTGGTGGATGTGCGATTGGCAAACGTCCAATTGATTTACATCTAAAAGGTTTCCAAGCATTAGGGGCTAAAATTATTCAAAGAGATGGCTATATTGAAGCAATCGCTGATGAATTAATTGGAAATAATATTTATTTAGATTTCCCAAGTGTGGGTGCAACACAAAACATCATGATGGCAGCTGTTAAAGCAAAAGGAACAACAACCATCGATAACGTAGCGAGAGAACCTGAAATCGTGGATCTTGCAAACATTTTAAATAAAATGGGTGCGAAGATTCATGGTGCAGGTACTGAAACAATGCGTATTGAAGGTGTGGATCATCTTCATGCAGTGGAACACGCTATTGTTCAAGACCGTATTGAAGCAGGTACCTTTATGGTTGCAGCTGCAATGACAGAAGGAAATGTGTTAATTCAAGATGCTATTTCTGAACATAATCGTCCATTATTATCTAAATTAGTGGAAATGGGTGCTAAAGTGATTGAGGAAGAAAACGGTGTACGTATTATTGGTCCAAAAGACTTAAAAGCGACTGACGTTAAAACAATGCCTCACCCTGGTTTCCCAACAGATATGCAAGCACAAATGACAGCAATTCAAGTAGTTGCTAATGGAACAAGCGTTGTAACGGAAACAGTTTTTGAGAATCGCTTCCAACATTTAGATGAAATGATTCGTATGAATGCTCATGTTAAAATTGATGGAAATGTTGCTATTATCGAAGGTGGCCATCAATTACAAGGTGCACTTGTCTATGCCACAGATTTACGTGCAGCAGCAGCGTTGATTTTAGCTGGATTGAAAGCAACTGGACGTACACGTGTCCGTAATTTAAAATACTTAGATCGTGGCTACTATAAATTCCACGAAAAATTACAAAAATTAGGCGCAAATGTAGAACGAGTAAGTTCTGAAGAAACTGTAGAAGAAGCGGTTGTTACACAACCATAA
- the yidD gene encoding membrane protein insertion efficiency factor YidD, which translates to MQKILIYFVRGYQRFISPLFPPSCRYYPTCSSYTIDAIQVHGAMKGTLMGISRILRCHPFVKGGIDYVPRKFTLKRNTVDEIRPNYTYKKENKK; encoded by the coding sequence ATGCAAAAGATTTTAATTTATTTTGTGCGAGGGTACCAACGATTTATCTCACCGTTATTTCCACCAAGTTGTCGGTACTATCCAACTTGTTCGAGTTATACGATTGATGCTATTCAAGTACATGGTGCAATGAAGGGGACATTAATGGGAATCTCACGTATTTTGCGTTGCCATCCTTTTGTCAAAGGTGGTATTGATTATGTTCCAAGAAAATTTACTTTAAAGAGAAATACAGTGGATGAGATTCGTCCGAATTATACGTACAAAAAAGAAAATAAGAAATGA